In Geotalea uraniireducens, one genomic interval encodes:
- a CDS encoding RMD1 family protein, with protein MIEFNACALAGELDLNRLAAELGFPRRYRWEEPMVLDLASLKPLTGDRQDEQRVYLYFFGGVVFINCTGEEINSFFWSMAHYAEQFAELPGNRYRDEYSLRVEEGEKIAVTNDVAAMPDYNPAYAETIAFVLAKSVALERIEERVDLVLDEMEGLISLLDRGKLELSDRRLAKLASSILTYKYQSIAHIMILDKPDITWENPEADRLYLTLANLFELSQRYNEIKHKGETLLDITQVFTSLSHARRATRLEWIIIVLIFIEIVIYLFEILRK; from the coding sequence ATGATTGAATTCAATGCCTGTGCGCTGGCGGGGGAACTCGATCTGAACCGGCTGGCGGCCGAGCTCGGCTTCCCCCGGCGCTACCGCTGGGAAGAGCCGATGGTCCTCGACCTGGCCAGTCTGAAGCCGCTGACCGGCGACCGGCAGGACGAACAGCGGGTCTACCTCTATTTTTTCGGTGGGGTGGTCTTCATCAACTGCACGGGGGAGGAGATCAACTCGTTCTTCTGGAGCATGGCCCACTACGCCGAGCAATTCGCTGAACTGCCGGGAAACCGCTATCGCGACGAATATTCGCTCCGGGTCGAGGAAGGGGAAAAGATTGCCGTAACCAACGATGTGGCGGCGATGCCGGACTACAACCCGGCCTACGCCGAAACCATCGCCTTCGTCCTCGCCAAGTCGGTGGCGCTGGAGCGGATCGAGGAACGGGTCGATCTGGTGCTCGACGAGATGGAGGGGCTGATCAGCCTGCTCGACCGGGGGAAGCTGGAACTTTCCGACCGGCGGCTGGCCAAGCTCGCATCGAGCATCCTGACCTACAAATACCAGTCGATCGCCCACATCATGATTCTCGACAAACCGGACATCACCTGGGAGAATCCGGAAGCCGACCGGCTCTACCTGACGCTGGCCAACCTCTTCGAGCTGAGCCAGCGCTACAACGAAATCAAGCACAAGGGTGAGACGCTGCTCGACATCACCCAGGTCTTCACCAGTCTCAGCCACGCCCGCCGGGCGACCCGCCTCGAATGGATCATCATCGTCCTGATCTTCATCGAGATCGTCATCTACCTGTTCGAAATTCTCCGCAAATAA
- a CDS encoding dTMP kinase — translation MNRHLDEELPGKLIAVEGLDGSGKSTQIYLLKRWLEMRGLKVFFTEWNSSVIVKKATSKGKKRQLLTPTTFSLIHCTDFADRYEQQILPLLKAGYLVLCDRYIYTAFARDAVRGCSRAWLRRLYGFARHPNLALFFNTPLPVALGRILSGRPQLKYHEAGMDLSLSSDPYESFRLFQERIYREYLSMTDEFSFVTIDGAAAIEAQQEQVRELVTEAFDLPRFRWRAVR, via the coding sequence ATGAATCGCCATCTGGACGAAGAACTCCCCGGCAAGCTCATTGCGGTCGAAGGGCTGGACGGTTCCGGCAAATCGACCCAGATCTACCTGCTCAAACGCTGGCTGGAGATGCGGGGTCTGAAGGTCTTTTTCACCGAATGGAACTCGTCGGTAATCGTCAAGAAAGCGACGAGCAAGGGGAAGAAACGGCAGCTTTTGACCCCGACAACTTTCAGCCTCATCCACTGCACCGATTTCGCCGACCGTTACGAACAGCAGATTCTGCCGCTACTCAAGGCTGGCTACCTGGTGCTTTGCGATCGCTACATCTATACTGCCTTTGCCCGCGACGCGGTCCGCGGCTGCTCCCGCGCCTGGCTGCGCCGGCTCTACGGCTTCGCCCGCCACCCCAACCTGGCGCTCTTCTTCAATACGCCGCTGCCGGTGGCGCTGGGCCGGATCCTTTCCGGACGTCCCCAGCTTAAGTATCACGAAGCGGGGATGGACTTGAGCCTTTCGAGCGATCCCTACGAAAGCTTCCGGCTCTTCCAGGAACGGATTTACCGCGAATACCTGAGCATGACCGATGAGTTTTCCTTTGTCACCATCGATGGGGCAGCGGCGATCGAGGCCCAGCAGGAGCAGGTACGGGAATTGGTGACCGAGGCGTTCGACCTGCCGCGTTTCCGGTGGCGGGCGGTGCGCTGA
- a CDS encoding Ppx/GppA phosphatase family protein, giving the protein MTRNRLAAIDIGTNSIRCIVVEVTNTGKFRVLDDEKATVRLGEGLAASGKIGSAAWDRALAALSRMKKIVDGYGVKAMEAVATSAVRKAANGSDFIAAIAERIGLRVAVIGGEEEAELAALSVRNHFDLEGVRYAMIDIGGGSLEVVTALGSHIEEIYSLELGAVFLTDTFITGDPAKRTDLQKLRKHVREALKAAFAGERAPVQCLVGSGGTITSIAAMVMAMRKEEYGSIHRYEVLRSEVVHLLAMLERKDLKGRREVPGLNPDRADIILAGVTVVDELMRFFDANLLRVNERGIREGLILRGLRTHGLLPPAGEPGSWRTAVLDFARSCHADEEHALQVAKLALMMFDALDSVYRLGEESRRLLEAAALLHDVGYFISYSSHHKHSYHLIRHGDIFGFTPRERELIANIARYHRKALPKKKHEPYQRLAEPDRLLVSRLGGILRLADGLDRRRNSQVSGVNCSLGEGTFIVTLQSCGEASVELFGGKLKGDLFEEAFRKKLLLAAEQAG; this is encoded by the coding sequence GTGACACGTAACCGACTGGCGGCAATCGATATTGGCACCAACTCCATCCGCTGTATCGTCGTTGAAGTGACGAATACCGGCAAGTTTCGCGTCCTCGACGACGAGAAGGCGACCGTGCGGCTCGGCGAGGGGTTGGCGGCAAGCGGCAAGATCGGCTCGGCGGCCTGGGACCGGGCGTTGGCCGCGTTGAGCAGGATGAAAAAGATCGTCGACGGCTACGGTGTCAAGGCGATGGAGGCGGTTGCCACCAGCGCCGTCCGCAAGGCGGCGAACGGCAGCGACTTCATTGCCGCCATCGCCGAGCGGATCGGCCTGCGGGTGGCAGTGATCGGCGGCGAGGAAGAGGCTGAACTGGCCGCCCTGTCGGTGCGGAACCATTTCGACCTGGAAGGGGTCCGCTACGCGATGATCGATATCGGTGGCGGCAGCCTGGAGGTGGTGACGGCGCTCGGTTCCCATATCGAGGAGATCTACTCCCTCGAACTGGGGGCGGTCTTCCTCACCGATACCTTCATCACCGGCGACCCGGCGAAGCGGACCGATCTGCAGAAGCTGCGCAAGCATGTCCGCGAGGCCCTCAAGGCAGCTTTTGCCGGGGAGCGGGCGCCGGTCCAGTGCCTGGTCGGCTCCGGCGGGACCATCACCTCGATTGCCGCGATGGTGATGGCGATGCGCAAGGAGGAGTACGGCTCAATCCACCGTTACGAGGTGCTCCGCTCGGAGGTCGTGCATCTGCTGGCGATGCTGGAGCGCAAGGACCTCAAGGGGCGCCGGGAGGTGCCGGGGCTGAATCCCGACCGGGCCGACATCATCCTCGCCGGGGTGACCGTGGTCGACGAGCTGATGCGTTTCTTCGATGCCAACCTGCTGCGGGTCAACGAACGGGGGATTCGCGAAGGGTTGATCCTGCGTGGGCTGCGGACTCACGGCCTGCTCCCGCCGGCCGGTGAGCCGGGATCCTGGCGGACTGCGGTGCTCGATTTCGCTCGCTCCTGCCATGCCGACGAAGAACACGCCCTCCAGGTGGCGAAGCTGGCGCTGATGATGTTCGACGCCCTCGATTCCGTCTACCGGCTGGGAGAGGAGAGCCGGCGGCTCCTCGAGGCGGCGGCGCTGCTCCACGATGTCGGCTATTTCATCAGCTATTCCAGCCACCACAAGCACTCTTACCACCTGATCCGCCATGGCGACATTTTCGGCTTCACCCCGCGGGAGCGGGAGCTGATCGCCAATATCGCCCGCTACCACCGCAAGGCCCTCCCCAAGAAGAAGCACGAGCCCTACCAGCGGCTGGCCGAACCGGACCGGCTTCTCGTCAGCCGGCTCGGCGGCATCCTCCGGCTGGCCGACGGCCTCGACCGGCGCCGCAACAGCCAGGTGAGCGGCGTCAATTGCTCGCTGGGCGAAGGGACCTTCATCGTTACCCTGCAAAGCTGCGGCGAGGCCTCCGTCGAGCTGTTCGGCGGCAAGCTCAAGGGAGACCTCTTCGAAGAGGCGTTCCGCAAAAAACTGCTGCTGGCGGCCGAGCAGGCGGGGTGA
- a CDS encoding CHAD domain-containing protein — MRVSGVTPLWLAAPPLLALRVDDFFARWRQAQRTLDPEDIHDLRVSSRRLREGLLLFAPLYRPAALRQGVRPVRRITRLLGALRNADEALLFFRELAATAAPAACAPLGDLVGRYQQRRQTEAHHLHTALSNLHAGATHAALAKIVARPRVFSATALPIDPFMTIGAFAGESFAGRLAELLELVPAASREEDAAAQHRLRIAVKHYRYRLEILSFLLSDGYATIHGLVKQYQELLGTLHDLDVFAELVRQEGLPSATECVILETLAAHRRHHFAAFAALLAAHPFATIGEQVRKAL; from the coding sequence GTGCGAGTCTCGGGCGTGACGCCGCTCTGGCTCGCCGCACCGCCACTGCTCGCCCTGCGGGTCGACGATTTTTTTGCCCGCTGGCGGCAGGCCCAGCGGACGCTTGATCCCGAAGACATCCACGACCTGCGGGTCTCCTCCCGCCGGCTGCGCGAAGGGCTGCTGCTCTTTGCGCCACTTTACCGGCCGGCCGCGCTGCGCCAGGGCGTTCGCCCGGTGCGGCGGATCACCCGGCTTCTCGGCGCGCTGCGCAACGCCGACGAGGCGCTGCTGTTCTTTCGCGAGCTGGCGGCCACTGCGGCGCCGGCTGCTTGCGCCCCCCTGGGTGACCTCGTCGGCCGCTACCAGCAGCGCCGGCAGACGGAGGCGCACCATCTGCACACCGCCCTCTCCAACCTTCATGCCGGGGCTACCCATGCCGCCCTGGCGAAAATTGTCGCCCGCCCCCGGGTGTTTTCTGCCACGGCCCTGCCGATCGATCCCTTCATGACCATCGGCGCCTTCGCCGGCGAAAGTTTCGCCGGTCGGCTGGCCGAGCTCCTGGAACTGGTACCGGCGGCCAGCCGGGAGGAGGATGCGGCGGCCCAGCACCGGTTGCGGATTGCCGTCAAGCACTACCGCTATCGGCTGGAAATCCTCTCGTTTCTCCTCAGTGACGGCTATGCGACGATCCACGGTCTGGTCAAGCAGTACCAGGAGCTGCTCGGCACGCTGCACGACCTGGACGTCTTTGCCGAGCTGGTGCGCCAAGAGGGATTGCCATCCGCTACCGAGTGTGTCATTCTCGAGACGCTCGCCGCCCACCGGCGGCATCATTTCGCCGCGTTCGCCGCCCTGCTGGCGGCCCATCCCTTTGCGACGATCGGCGAGCAGGTAAGGAAAGCCTTGTGA
- a CDS encoding histidine kinase, whose product MKKKVLAVAAAGALTVATAVPALALENEFHGMFRVFGTVSNYADGGSGTALPKETDPQTKSFVEQRARLMYIAKANDDLKLVTHFEIDSRWGDNSYTTSRNVGGAIGADTTNLETKNVYLDFNIPSTPLNVKVGIQPVADSFKGIFINADAAAILATAKLGNGSIMAGFSRLDDADTFTLASAANRSASTPGKATRDLYLLDGKYGISKDLKVGAAYYVLTADQKDDPQYSYTLHTIGVNGEYKFDPVTVDGFVLYQLGRTSTASKVDFGGWAANLTAKAKVGPGTLKATFLYASGEQNPNPDDSSYVPVTNETSKGNAEHSFNEADMMIMFRNKWNVSGDRAILYNIRNVIGGFVGYNAPITSKLFANANVGFVAADKNNDNFGTTTAGDAKHDSQYLGTELNAEVGYKVYDNLTASLQGAYVMLGDYFKRTAANGQDPRDPYLTRIMLNYAF is encoded by the coding sequence ATGAAAAAGAAAGTTTTGGCTGTAGCCGCTGCCGGCGCCCTGACGGTAGCCACGGCGGTTCCGGCCCTGGCGCTGGAGAACGAGTTCCACGGGATGTTCCGGGTGTTCGGCACCGTCTCGAACTACGCCGACGGCGGTTCGGGCACCGCCCTGCCGAAGGAGACGGATCCCCAGACCAAGAGCTTCGTCGAGCAGCGGGCCCGGCTCATGTACATCGCCAAGGCCAACGACGACCTCAAGCTGGTGACCCACTTCGAGATCGACTCCCGCTGGGGCGATAACTCCTACACCACTTCCCGCAACGTCGGCGGTGCCATTGGCGCCGATACCACCAACCTCGAAACCAAGAACGTCTACCTCGACTTCAACATCCCCTCGACGCCGCTGAACGTCAAGGTCGGGATCCAGCCGGTGGCCGACTCCTTCAAGGGGATCTTCATCAATGCCGATGCCGCGGCGATCCTCGCCACTGCCAAGCTCGGCAACGGCTCGATCATGGCCGGCTTCTCGCGGCTCGACGATGCCGATACCTTCACCCTCGCCTCGGCGGCCAACCGTTCCGCTTCGACCCCCGGCAAGGCCACCCGCGACCTCTACCTGCTGGACGGCAAGTACGGCATCAGCAAAGACCTGAAAGTGGGCGCCGCCTACTACGTCCTCACCGCCGACCAGAAGGACGACCCGCAGTACAGTTACACCCTCCATACCATCGGGGTGAACGGCGAGTACAAGTTCGATCCGGTCACTGTCGACGGCTTCGTCCTCTACCAGCTCGGCCGGACCAGCACTGCCAGCAAGGTCGACTTCGGCGGCTGGGCGGCTAACCTGACCGCCAAGGCGAAAGTGGGCCCCGGCACCCTCAAGGCCACCTTCCTTTATGCCTCCGGCGAGCAGAATCCCAACCCGGATGACTCCTCATACGTGCCGGTGACCAACGAGACCTCCAAGGGGAATGCGGAGCACAGCTTCAACGAGGCCGACATGATGATTATGTTCCGCAACAAATGGAACGTCTCCGGCGACCGGGCCATCCTTTACAATATCCGCAACGTCATCGGCGGCTTTGTCGGCTACAACGCCCCGATCACCAGCAAGCTGTTTGCCAATGCCAACGTCGGCTTCGTTGCCGCGGACAAGAACAACGACAATTTCGGTACCACCACCGCCGGCGATGCCAAGCACGACAGCCAGTACCTCGGTACCGAGCTGAACGCCGAAGTCGGTTACAAAGTGTACGACAACCTGACTGCCAGCCTGCAGGGGGCCTATGTCATGCTCGGCGACTACTTCAAGCGGACTGCCGCCAATGGCCAGGATCCCCGCGATCCCTACCTGACGAGAATCATGCTGAACTATGCCTTCTAA
- a CDS encoding formyltransferase, whose amino-acid sequence MKKTTLVVCAYHNVGYRCLEELLRQGADVRLIFTHEDSPTEEIWFASVRELADRHGIPWRTTDVNLPENQALLRELAPDFLFSFYYRNMIKGEVLDIPRCGALNLHGSYLPRYRGRVPVNWAVINGETETGATLHYMVEKPDAGDIVDREKVEIAFTDTALDVFNKVTVAAVTVISRSFPLLVAGTAPRQPMDLGAGSYFGGRKPADGLIDWTKGAKQIYNLVRGVTHPYPGAFTFRAGKKVIIWQAWPVAGSGAPGAIVSTAPLVVGTGDGLLEIRTLQEEGAPEQPAAAWIAATGLTGGTFAND is encoded by the coding sequence ATGAAAAAAACTACGCTTGTCGTCTGTGCCTACCATAACGTCGGCTACCGCTGCCTGGAGGAGCTGCTCCGCCAGGGGGCGGACGTCCGGCTGATCTTCACCCACGAGGATTCGCCGACCGAGGAGATCTGGTTCGCCTCGGTGCGCGAACTGGCCGACCGGCACGGTATCCCCTGGCGAACCACCGACGTCAACCTGCCGGAGAATCAGGCACTGCTCCGGGAACTCGCCCCGGATTTTCTCTTTTCCTTTTACTACCGGAACATGATAAAAGGAGAAGTTCTGGACATTCCCCGCTGCGGCGCCCTGAACCTGCACGGCTCCTATCTCCCCCGTTATCGGGGACGGGTGCCGGTCAACTGGGCGGTGATCAACGGCGAGACGGAAACCGGCGCCACCCTCCACTACATGGTCGAAAAACCGGACGCCGGCGACATCGTCGACCGGGAGAAGGTCGAAATCGCCTTCACCGACACGGCCCTCGACGTTTTCAACAAGGTTACGGTGGCAGCAGTGACGGTTATCAGCCGGAGCTTTCCACTACTGGTCGCCGGCACCGCCCCCCGGCAGCCGATGGACCTGGGAGCGGGGAGCTACTTCGGCGGGAGGAAGCCGGCCGACGGTCTGATCGACTGGACGAAGGGTGCCAAGCAGATCTACAACTTGGTACGCGGGGTGACCCACCCCTATCCCGGGGCCTTCACCTTCCGTGCCGGCAAGAAGGTGATCATCTGGCAGGCCTGGCCGGTGGCGGGAAGCGGTGCGCCGGGCGCGATCGTCTCGACGGCACCGCTGGTGGTCGGGACCGGCGACGGGCTCCTGGAGATCCGTACGCTGCAGGAAGAAGGGGCGCCGGAGCAGCCGGCCGCCGCCTGGATCGCCGCCACGGGGCTTACCGGCGGCACCTTCGCCAACGACTGA
- a CDS encoding 4-deoxy-4-formamido-L-arabinose-phosphoundecaprenol deformylase, with protein MPPTIALKIDVDTYVGTRDGVPRLLEILDRFGIKATFYFSLGPDNSGKAIRRIFTRKGFLRKMLRTRAPSVYGLRTLMYGVLLPPPIIGMKAPAVMRQAAARGHEVGIHCWDHVKWHDLLPWIPKKMVALELGRASALFEEVIGRRAKTTAAPGWTISPDSLEIQDAMYLTFCSDSRGRAPFYPVMDGRSFTTLQIPTTLPTMDELLGEGAITAANINDHYLSLLTPGLNVHTIHAELEGGVLATVFVDLLERLRAQEARFVTLGEVAEEIRRGSAPRCELAMGELPGRAGNVAIQGRQLD; from the coding sequence ATGCCACCTACTATTGCCCTGAAAATTGATGTCGACACCTACGTCGGCACCCGCGATGGCGTGCCGCGGCTGCTGGAGATCCTCGACCGCTTCGGGATCAAGGCCACCTTCTATTTCTCGCTCGGGCCCGACAACTCCGGCAAGGCGATCCGCCGCATCTTCACCCGCAAGGGGTTCCTGCGCAAGATGCTCCGCACCAGGGCGCCGTCGGTCTACGGTCTGCGGACGCTGATGTACGGCGTCCTGCTGCCGCCGCCGATCATCGGCATGAAAGCGCCGGCCGTGATGCGCCAGGCGGCTGCCCGGGGGCACGAGGTCGGCATCCACTGCTGGGACCACGTCAAGTGGCACGACCTGCTCCCCTGGATCCCGAAAAAAATGGTGGCGCTGGAGCTGGGGCGGGCATCGGCCCTGTTCGAGGAGGTCATCGGTCGCCGGGCCAAGACCACCGCGGCACCGGGGTGGACCATCTCCCCCGATTCGCTGGAGATCCAGGACGCGATGTACCTCACCTTTTGCAGCGACAGCCGGGGACGGGCACCGTTCTACCCGGTGATGGACGGGCGCAGCTTCACCACCCTGCAGATCCCGACCACCCTGCCGACGATGGATGAACTGCTCGGCGAAGGGGCAATCACCGCGGCCAACATCAACGACCACTACCTCTCGCTCCTTACCCCGGGACTCAATGTCCACACGATCCACGCCGAGCTCGAGGGAGGCGTCCTGGCAACGGTCTTCGTCGACCTGCTGGAACGGCTCCGGGCGCAGGAGGCCCGCTTCGTCACCCTCGGCGAAGTTGCCGAGGAGATCCGTCGCGGCAGCGCTCCCCGCTGCGAGCTGGCGATGGGCGAGCTGCCGGGGCGAGCCGGCAACGTCGCCATCCAGGGGCGGCAACTCGATTAA
- a CDS encoding undecaprenyl-diphosphatase, with protein sequence MNQSLFLAINSLAGRNVVVDRIAVLVANYLPLLFIASALWLWFANRDVRERLLAAGENVLLAMGINLAITLGSFHPRPFMVQRVHLLIRHAPETSFPSDHATFMFALAFLLLAETRLRGTGLILAVLALFGGTARVFCGVHYPFDIFGSALVALAATALLRFPLARPATALNRAILHRYDLLATRLAATRH encoded by the coding sequence ATGAATCAGAGCCTCTTTCTCGCCATCAACAGCCTGGCTGGCAGAAACGTCGTCGTCGACCGCATTGCCGTGCTGGTGGCCAACTATCTGCCGCTCCTCTTCATCGCCAGCGCGCTCTGGCTCTGGTTCGCCAATCGCGACGTCCGTGAACGGCTGCTGGCGGCCGGCGAGAACGTGCTGCTCGCCATGGGGATCAACCTGGCGATCACGCTCGGCTCTTTTCACCCCCGCCCCTTCATGGTGCAGCGAGTGCACTTGTTAATCCGGCATGCTCCGGAAACGTCCTTTCCGTCCGACCATGCTACCTTCATGTTCGCCCTGGCCTTCCTGCTGCTCGCCGAAACGCGGCTGCGCGGCACCGGCCTGATCCTGGCCGTGCTCGCCCTCTTCGGCGGCACCGCCCGGGTTTTTTGCGGGGTCCATTACCCGTTCGACATTTTCGGTTCGGCATTGGTCGCCCTGGCGGCCACCGCCCTGCTCCGTTTTCCGCTCGCCCGGCCCGCCACCGCGCTGAACCGGGCGATCCTGCACCGCTACGACCTGCTGGCGACGCGGTTGGCTGCCACCCGGCACTGA
- a CDS encoding bifunctional UDP-4-keto-pentose/UDP-xylose synthase: MKVLILGVNGFIGNALTKRILDTTDWEVYGLDMSDNKLEHSIGHPRFHFLEGDITINKEWIEYNIKKCDVVLPLVAIATPVTYVKDPLRVFELDFEENLKIIRQCVKYKKRVIFPSTSEVYGMSPDREFDEENSPLQLGPINKQRWIYSCAKQMLDRVIYAYGEQEGLRYTLFRPFNWIGPKLDSISTAKEGSSRVLTQFLYNILAGEPIQLVDGGNQRRSFTFIEDGIDCLMRIIENKDGCAEGGIFNIGNPGNDLSVKELAEKLIALVKEYPAYRDKAEVCKIIEVSSGQFYGKGYQDMLTRVPSVKNARQRLGWEPRTVIDEALRKTLDFYLIEEKEKIEHLL, translated from the coding sequence ATGAAAGTTCTGATCCTCGGCGTTAACGGCTTCATCGGCAATGCCCTCACCAAACGGATCCTCGACACCACCGACTGGGAAGTCTACGGTCTCGACATGAGCGACAACAAGCTCGAACACTCTATCGGTCATCCCCGTTTCCACTTCCTGGAAGGGGACATCACCATCAACAAGGAGTGGATCGAGTACAACATCAAGAAATGCGACGTGGTGCTGCCGCTGGTAGCGATCGCCACGCCGGTCACCTACGTCAAGGACCCGCTGCGGGTCTTCGAACTCGACTTCGAGGAGAACCTGAAGATCATCCGCCAGTGCGTCAAGTACAAGAAGCGGGTCATCTTCCCCTCCACCTCCGAGGTCTACGGGATGAGCCCCGACCGGGAGTTCGACGAAGAGAATTCGCCGCTCCAGCTCGGCCCGATCAACAAGCAGCGCTGGATCTACTCCTGCGCCAAGCAGATGCTCGACCGGGTGATCTACGCTTATGGCGAGCAGGAAGGGCTGCGCTACACACTGTTTCGCCCCTTCAACTGGATCGGCCCGAAACTCGACTCCATCTCCACCGCCAAGGAGGGAAGCTCGCGGGTCCTTACCCAGTTCCTCTACAACATCCTCGCCGGCGAGCCGATCCAGCTGGTGGACGGCGGCAACCAGCGCCGTTCCTTCACCTTCATCGAGGACGGCATCGACTGCCTGATGCGGATCATCGAGAACAAGGACGGCTGCGCCGAAGGAGGCATCTTCAACATCGGCAACCCGGGGAACGACCTGTCGGTCAAGGAGCTGGCGGAAAAGCTGATCGCCCTGGTGAAGGAATACCCCGCCTACCGCGACAAGGCCGAGGTGTGCAAGATCATCGAGGTTTCCTCCGGGCAGTTCTACGGCAAGGGGTACCAGGACATGCTGACCCGGGTCCCCTCGGTGAAGAATGCGCGGCAGCGGCTCGGCTGGGAACCACGGACCGTTATCGACGAGGCCCTGCGCAAGACCCTCGATTTCTATTTGATCGAGGAGAAGGAAAAGATCGAGCACCTGCTGTGA
- a CDS encoding dTMP kinase, whose amino-acid sequence MRFYGEGIPGVEPGELAGTLIVIEGADGSGRSTQMELLRDFLENRGHATLNVGLRRSTLVSEELAEAKKGNVLGEITRSLFYATDFADQLENRIIPALKAGFIVLADRYIYTLMARDIVRGADREWVRSLYGMALIPHLVIYLRVSPGQLVERNFRKNATLDYWESGMDLGLSRDIFDSFIRYQRLIQKEFALMEHEYGFHMVNGNRSVRSVAGEIFARVEGVLGGGTDE is encoded by the coding sequence ATGCGCTTTTATGGAGAAGGTATTCCCGGCGTCGAGCCGGGTGAATTGGCCGGCACGCTGATCGTGATCGAAGGCGCTGACGGTTCCGGCCGCTCTACCCAGATGGAGCTGCTCCGCGATTTCCTGGAGAACCGCGGCCATGCCACCCTCAATGTCGGTCTGCGGCGGTCCACCCTGGTTTCCGAAGAGCTGGCGGAAGCGAAGAAGGGGAATGTCCTCGGCGAGATTACCCGCAGCCTCTTCTATGCCACCGATTTTGCCGACCAGCTGGAGAACCGGATCATTCCGGCATTGAAGGCGGGCTTCATCGTCTTGGCCGATCGTTACATCTACACGCTGATGGCCCGCGATATCGTCCGCGGCGCCGACCGGGAATGGGTCCGCTCCCTCTACGGGATGGCGCTGATTCCCCACCTGGTCATTTACCTGCGGGTAAGCCCGGGACAACTGGTAGAACGGAACTTCCGCAAGAACGCCACCCTCGACTACTGGGAATCGGGAATGGATCTCGGCCTTTCCCGGGACATCTTTGACAGCTTCATCCGCTATCAACGGCTGATCCAGAAGGAGTTCGCCCTGATGGAGCACGAATACGGCTTCCACATGGTCAATGGCAACCGCTCGGTCCGTTCGGTGGCCGGCGAAATCTTTGCCCGGGTGGAAGGCGTTCTTGGTGGAGGCACCGATGAGTGA
- a CDS encoding helix-hairpin-helix domain-containing protein, which produces MKATEKELQKIKGIGEVLARRLVEAGHDSFAKVAALGEEGLKAIKGINPRAVSSIIAQATDLAKQGKADRAKRVEELKAAATTLRDQVEGIARSAKERFGEELQGKTGKKLEKELLKMAAALARTETKLESRVKRAGKGLAKAEKRLAGLAEEGLKGVEKGLRRARKSLKRIVAK; this is translated from the coding sequence ATGAAGGCCACCGAAAAAGAACTGCAGAAGATCAAAGGGATTGGCGAGGTGCTGGCGCGCCGCCTGGTCGAGGCCGGCCACGACAGTTTCGCCAAGGTTGCCGCTCTCGGCGAGGAGGGGCTGAAAGCGATCAAGGGGATCAATCCCCGTGCCGTCTCTTCGATCATTGCCCAGGCAACCGACCTGGCGAAGCAGGGGAAGGCCGACCGGGCCAAGCGGGTCGAGGAATTGAAGGCCGCCGCCACGACACTTCGCGATCAGGTGGAGGGAATCGCCCGTAGCGCCAAGGAGCGCTTTGGCGAGGAACTGCAGGGAAAGACGGGCAAGAAGCTCGAAAAGGAACTGCTGAAGATGGCGGCGGCCCTCGCCAGGACCGAGACCAAGCTGGAGAGTCGGGTCAAGCGGGCCGGCAAAGGGCTGGCCAAGGCGGAGAAACGGCTGGCCGGCCTGGCCGAGGAGGGCCTCAAGGGGGTGGAAAAAGGGCTCCGGCGGGCGCGCAAGTCGTTGAAGCGGATCGTGGCGAAATGA
- the sixA gene encoding phosphohistidine phosphatase SixA, with protein sequence MKLYLVRHAEAVERSPAVAEEQRWLTTAGRRSFRANARLLARKKLRPDLILTSPLVRAIQTAEILAEALQYEGELAMAAEAAPGFDLRQLTMLLARYPAVRRLVVVGHEPDLGALAGVLLGREVAVPLKKGMIIALKLGAAAMGAASFRWLVHNGEKIDRLGE encoded by the coding sequence ATGAAGCTCTATCTGGTTCGCCACGCGGAAGCGGTCGAGCGGAGTCCGGCGGTTGCCGAGGAACAACGCTGGCTCACCACTGCGGGGCGGCGCTCCTTTCGCGCCAATGCCCGGCTGCTTGCCCGGAAGAAGCTGCGTCCCGATCTCATCCTGACCAGTCCGCTGGTCCGGGCGATCCAGACGGCGGAGATTCTTGCCGAGGCCCTGCAATACGAGGGAGAATTGGCGATGGCCGCCGAGGCCGCTCCCGGATTTGACCTCCGGCAGCTGACCATGTTGCTGGCGCGGTATCCGGCGGTCCGCCGGCTGGTGGTCGTCGGCCACGAGCCGGACCTGGGTGCCTTGGCCGGGGTGCTGCTCGGCCGCGAGGTCGCCGTGCCGCTTAAAAAAGGAATGATTATCGCCCTGAAGCTCGGCGCTGCGGCGATGGGGGCGGCCAGTTTCCGCTGGCTGGTCCATAACGGGGAAAAGATTGACCGTCTGGGGGAGTGA